The Equus caballus isolate H_3958 breed thoroughbred chromosome 12, TB-T2T, whole genome shotgun sequence genome contains a region encoding:
- the LOC102149840 gene encoding membrane-spanning 4-domains subfamily A member 6D, translating into MLSYTVPGENITVLLPGGSLVPHPEELEPPDQDDRKKGLKNEAKVLGTIQILSGAMIMSLGVLLLWTSFPRHFSPVIVTLVSSGYPFVGAKCFIISGLLCVNLEKRSAKRLGVPTLQTSSELSLDHNEQVFHISL; encoded by the exons ATGCTGTCCTACACTGTGCCCGGTGAGAACATTACGGTCCTTCTACCGGGGGGCTCCCTCGTGCCCCACCCAGAGGAATTGGAGCCTCCCGACCAGGATGACAGGAAAAAAGGTCTGAAGAATGAGGCCAAAGTGCTTGGG aCCATCCAGATCCTCTCAGGGGCCATGATTATGAGCCTGGGGGTCCTTCTGCTGTGGACTTCCTTCCCCCGTCACTTCAGCCCGGTTATTGTAACCTTGGTGTCGTCTGGATACCCGTTCGTTGGTGCCAAGTGT TTTATCATTTCTGGATTGCTATGTGTCAACTTGGAAAAAAGATCAGCTAAGCGTTTG GGAGTCCCTACTCTACAGACGTCTTCCGAGCTCAGCCTCGACCACAATGAGCAAGTCTTCCACATCAGCTTATGA